TTTCTCAAGTTCATCTTTATCTTGGCTTAACCAGAAGTTCATTAAGCGTTTTGCCCCTTCTAAGTCGTGAAGCTTCGCTTGACCACACTGCGTTTCATTGGCAGCTGGAATTTCTGTAATTTGAACCGCATCTTTTAATGTTAGTTCTAATAAATCGATGATTTCTCGAACTGTCGGTGTTCCACTTACTACAAGATAATATCCTGTTTGGCAGCCCATTGGTGAAATATCGATAATATCAAAATGCGGATAACGATCAATATATTTACGTAAATTAAATGCTAATAAATGTTCTAACGTATGAATAACATCTGGTTTCATTGCTTGTTTATTCGGTTGGCAAAAACGAATATCAAATTTATTTACAATACCGTCACTACCTACATTGTGAACTCCGCAATGTCTTACATAAGGCGCCTTTACAATCGTATGATCTAATTCAAAGCTTTCTACTGATGGCATACAACATCTCTCCCGCTTTTAATTTAATTCCGTTATATCCAATATGATATAACGGAAAAGCACATTAGTAAAGTATTATGTACAGTCGTGCTATAATACTTTAAGAATATGCTGAAAAGGAGACCGTTATGAAACAGATTTTTATTGGGATTATACGCTTTTATCAAAAGTTCATATCTCCGATGACACCACCAACTTGTCGCTTTTATCCAACTTGCTCTCATTATGGATTAGAAGCGTTTCAAAAACATGGTGCCCTGAAAGGGTTTTGGCTTACTTGTAAGCGTATATTAAAATGTCACCCTTTCCACCCAGGAGGATTTGATCCTGTCCCAGATAAAAAGGATGACAAAGTAAATTCTTAATTGTCGTAACCATTCACAACTAAATCTAATTTTCCTGTATCAGGATCGATAACAAGACCATGAACAGGTACTTCTTCTGGAAGTAATGGGTGGTTGCGAAGTACTGATACGCTATGTTCTACACTTTCTTCCACACTAGAGAAACCGCGCAAGAATTGTTCTAAATCGATTCCAGAATAACGAAGCATATCTAATTTCTCTTCTGTTACACCGCGCTCTTTCATTTTCTCAATTGTACTGCTTGCTTGAATTTTTGCCATACCGCAATCATGGTGACCAACTACACATACTTCATCAGCGCCAAGTTCATATACAGCAACTAAAATACTACGCATAATACTTCCAAACGGATGTGAAATAACAGCACCTGCTACTTTAATAATTTTCACATCGCCGTTACGCATATTCATCGCTTTCGGCAATAGTTCAACAAGTCTTGTATCCATACAAGAAATAATTACCATCTTTTTGTTTGGAAATTTCCCCGTTACAAACTCTTCATACTTTTTCTCTTCAACAAATTTCTCATTGTACTGCAAAATCTCTTCTAATGACTTCATAGTAAGGAACCCTCTTTTCTCTCGTTTACACT
This Bacillus paramycoides DNA region includes the following protein-coding sequences:
- the luxS gene encoding S-ribosylhomocysteine lyase LuxS; this translates as MPSVESFELDHTIVKAPYVRHCGVHNVGSDGIVNKFDIRFCQPNKQAMKPDVIHTLEHLLAFNLRKYIDRYPHFDIIDISPMGCQTGYYLVVSGTPTVREIIDLLELTLKDAVQITEIPAANETQCGQAKLHDLEGAKRLMNFWLSQDKDELEKVFG
- the yidD gene encoding membrane protein insertion efficiency factor YidD, with the translated sequence MKQIFIGIIRFYQKFISPMTPPTCRFYPTCSHYGLEAFQKHGALKGFWLTCKRILKCHPFHPGGFDPVPDKKDDKVNS
- a CDS encoding beta-class carbonic anhydrase, with the protein product MKSLEEILQYNEKFVEEKKYEEFVTGKFPNKKMVIISCMDTRLVELLPKAMNMRNGDVKIIKVAGAVISHPFGSIMRSILVAVYELGADEVCVVGHHDCGMAKIQASSTIEKMKERGVTEEKLDMLRYSGIDLEQFLRGFSSVEESVEHSVSVLRNHPLLPEEVPVHGLVIDPDTGKLDLVVNGYDN